From the genome of Amia ocellicauda isolate fAmiCal2 chromosome 14, fAmiCal2.hap1, whole genome shotgun sequence, one region includes:
- the LOC136767782 gene encoding zinc finger protein 79-like: protein MSVSAALSGRLSSALAELMRAALCEIWKAVEETVSESRVEITRRQRENEALRRRLQELMVAGEAAVCHWSSGADGPPVQSRGAGRREGETRAAADGAVEASALPDSGERAPIEQQHCEQEWSSSLRQDTEPTDTEDNQGLTEQHKSRQSEKELKVEGLEFDHSTEPQAEGFTQGLGALGSECGQSREQCEPLLVSHYIKTEDDTLESEVYKMEPSMQTPFTYTLGNIKPENIIETVCNPELVLPVDGLSKLEPELSELESEPCVDGQCDPQSAALRKELSGGSDSTETVQSSSSQYRQLCPRPSTSHTPPSERAQKHQGCHSCPQCGKRYSKLSSLKKHQDNTQHNTLEKPYCCSHCGKRFSQARYLHTHQAVHKRDQTYSCSQCGKGFSQARYLQAHQKIHTRKKTYCCSQCGKSFHQPAHLRIHQLSHTGGKPCPCSQCGKGFTRLAPLESHQFIHTGNKPDSCSQSGESFGYAKSLQSPQQIHTGEGPCCCSQCGKSFGRLDSLKTHQWVHTGYKLYCCSQCGKEFTRANNLKRHQQVHMRKRVLNKDKQVEGEPRNISQHK from the exons ATGTCGGTGTCCGCGGCTCTGAGCGGCCGCCTGTCCTCGGCGCTGGCCGAGCTGATGAGAGCCGCCCTGTGTGAGATCTGGAAGGCGGTGGAAGAGACGGTGTCGGAGTCCCGGGTGGAAATAACccgcagacagagagaaaacgaGGCGCTGAGGCGGAGGCTGCAGGAGCTCATGGTGGCGGGGGAGGCGGCTGTGTGTCACTGGAGCTCCGGAGCGGACGGGCCGCCTGTGCAGAGCCGAGGAGccgggaggagagagggagagacccggGCAGCAGCGGACG gagctgtagaggccagcgctctccctgactctggggaaagggctcccattgagcagcagcactgtgaGCAGGAGTGGagctccagtctgaggcaggacacagagcccacagATACTGAAGACAACCAGGGGCTGACTGAGCAGCACAAGAGCAGACAGAGTGAAAAGGAGCTCAAGGTCGAGGGACTGGAGTTTGACCACAGTACGGAGCCACAAGCTGAGGGTTTTACACAGGGACTTGGGGCTCTGGGATCAGAGTGTGGACAGAGCAGAGAACAGTGTGAACCTCTTCTGGTGTCTCATTACATTAAAACAGAGGATGATACACTGGAGTCTGAGGTCTACAAAATGGAGCCAAGTATGCAGACACCTTTCACATACACACTTGGAAATATAAAACCTGAGAATATTATAGAAACTGTGTGTAATCCGGAACTTGTGCTCCCTGTAGATGGACTGTCTAAACTAGAACCTGAGCTATCTGAACTAGAGTCTGAGCCCTGTGTAGATGGACAGTGTGACCCTCAGTCTGCTGCCCTGAGGAAGGAGCTCAGTGGAGGGAGTGATAGTACAGAGACGGTTCAGAGCTCATCATCACAGTACAGACAGCTGTGTCCGAGACCCTCCACCTCCCACACTCCCCCCTCAGAACGAGCTCAGAAACATCAGGGCTGCCATAGCTGCCCCCAGTGTGGCAAGAGATATAGTAAATTGTCAAGCTTGAAAAAACATCaagacaacacacaacacaacactttaGAGAAACCATATTGCTGCTCCCATTGTGGAAAGCGCTTCTCTCAAGCAAGATACCTTCATACTCATCAGGCAGTTCACAAACGTGACCAAACATACTcctgctcccagtgtgggaagggcttcTCTCAAGCAAGATACCTTCAAGCTCATCAGAAAATTCACACGCGTAAAAAAACATACtgctgctcccagtgtgggaagagtttccaTCAGCCAGCACACCTTAGAATTCACCAGCTCAGTCACACAGGAGGGAAACCATGTCCCTGTTCCCAGTGTGGAAAGGGCTTCACTAGGCTAGCACCCCTTGAATCTCATCAGTTCATTCACACAGGAAATAAACCAGACAGTTGCTCTCAAAGTGGGGAGAGCTTTGGATATGCAAAAAGCCTTCAATCCCCCCAGCAGattcacacaggagagggaCCATGTtgctgctcccagtgtgggaagagctttggACGTTTAGATAGCCTTAAGACTCACCAGTGGGTTCACACAGGATATAAACTGTACtgctgctcccagtgtgggaaaGAATTCACTCGGGCAAACAACCTAAAACGTCACCAGCAGGTTCACATGAGAAAGAGAGTGCTTAATAAAGATAAACAAGTAGAAGGGGAGCCCAGAAATATAAGCCAACACAAATAG